Genomic segment of Mercurialis annua linkage group LG6, ddMerAnnu1.2, whole genome shotgun sequence:
TGAAACATTCTATGGGCAGGAGGATGAGATCATAATCAAGTGGAATATTTCGAAATCTCACAAAAATGCTGCTGTCTTGAGGAAATTGTTCTCTCAGTTCATCAAAGAGGTTGTTGAAGGAATGATAGGATATGTCCGTCTTCCAAGTATAATGTCAAAACTTCTATCTGATAAGGGTAACCAGGAGTTTGGTGACTTTAAAAGTATCATACTAGGGATGCTTGGAACGTATGGCTTTGAGAGGAGAATTTTGGCAAGTCATTGCATGCTATTCATGTCTCTAAATTCTCTTCATCCCTTTTCTGTGCTGACTGCTGACAGTACTGCTttgcttatttttttttgtactgTAAAGCTAAACTGCTGATACAAATGTTTACTTTTGTGTTTTAGGATACTGCCATGTCCTTAATAGAGGATGATACATTCTATACCATGAGTTTACTTAAGAAGGGGGCATCTCATGGGTATGCCCCTCGGAATCTTGTATGCTGTATATGTAATTGCCTTCTCACCAAGAATTCTCCTAGTTTTCAACTTCGAGTTTTCAATTGTGGTCATGCTACTCATCTTCAGTGTGAACTTCTTGAAAGTGAGTCATCCAGTAAAGGTACCTTGTCAGGATGCCCTTTTTGTATGCCCAAGAAGAATACTCAGAAGCCTAGAAATAAATCAGTTCTTGCTGAGAATAGTTTAGTGAAGAAGGTTTCATCAAAATCCAGACGAGCTCAAGGAACTGGCATCTTTCAGCCACATGAAGATTCGTCAGAACATTCATATGGGCTTCAGCAACTATCGCGGGTAAGTCAGTACTATACACTTCGCTTGCTACTGCTCATTTATATCATATGTCTACAGGTTATGTTTGGTTAGTGATAGTGAATTGAAAGGATTAATCAAAGTTGAATTATGATGCTGCAGTTTGAAATATTGAGAAATCTTCAGAAAGGCCAGAAATTAGGGCAGATAGAAAATGTGCCACAGTTAAGGCTTGCCCCACCGGCGGTTTATCATGAGAGGGTAAAGAAAGGACCTGAGCATTACACAGGAGAGAGTAGCAGTGCTATTGCAAAAGTTGAAAAACCGAACAAAAGGAGGCAACTGAGGGAGCTAAAAGTTGGAGGAACATCACTTCGGTTCCCATTAAAATCAAGTATATTTGGTGAGCTACAATTAAACATTTGATCTGAATTCTTGTTTTTCCATCGCCTCCCTTGTTAAAATATGAATGATGTTGTTTGTAGGCAAAGAGAAGATAAATAAACGGTGATAGGAACCGTGCTGTACAGACTAACCATGGCAGAGATCCTGTCTCAGATGTGACGGGTCAAGCAAAGCAAGAGACACGGGTTTCCTTGTCTCGGAGAAACATATCAGAACAAGTAGATAAAGAATGGGAGCAAGCATCAGTCATTCCCTCTCTCATAGGTTAGAGAGAAGCTCAACTCAGCTGAAGGATTCATCTCCCTGTTCAACAAACCTGCTCGACCATAGCTGGTGAATTTTATTGATCCGAACTGAATTTTTGACCTTTGACCTCtcattttgtaatttatgtTGGTGTATGTAATTATGTATAGCAACTTTTTAGgagcatttaataaaaaaaattgtaatctGCAAGCGGatagcttttttttttctccccTGATTAATGGAAGCCGGTGTCTATTGTTAAATTTAGAACATCATTTGTATGAGTAGATATATAACGGTTGTCATTGAGAGTGCTAATTTGGTGAGTTTTCaccagttttttttataattccaTTAAATTTCAGGGATAAACATCAATCCGTACGAACAGATATTTTACTGTTTTCGTTGCCATGCAAAATCAACCCAATGGAAGCCATGATCAGCATTTACAGCCTCATTTTTTCACCAAAACAAAAGAAACTTTTGCAGCGTCatcttaaaaatgaaaattaaattaaaaagaggGCCCAACCGGGTTCGAACCGGTGACCTCTTGATCTGCAGTCAAATGCTCTACCACTGAGCTATGGACCCATTTGATGAGGTACTTAccctataatttatttattgacataaaattgCTCAATTATCATCTGAAGGAAATGACTCAAACCTGATCTATTGCCACGTGATTAGTGTAATCTGTTGTGCACATGGTGCCAGAAAGCATCCGTGTCACCACAAATCAACATCACTCCAAATTCATAAACGCAAAATGTATACTCATGAAAcgaacacaaaaataaaattgaaaacctcaaagtttatttataattaaaaggaATTTCGGGAATTAGCATTCTTATTAATACAGTACAACACTACAAATCAATCACTAATGATAAGTCCATAATCAAACTAATTTAatctataaataatattaaacatatttatatcgattaatcaaatccaaatcctTCACTATGGCGGAGCTAAACGAGGtggttcttatttaaaaatacgaATCTTAGAATCATATAAAAATTGGTGGCAAATATTCTATTTTAATCGATGAATAGTTTCGCCTATTTCATTTATTAATAGCCATTTCAATCGACATAGAAAGCCGTAGTGATATTTTATCCGGTCTAATCTCAATAGGAGCATGAGCGTAAAATCCGTACACTTTTATATCctcaaaattacaaattttactATGCCGATTTTCCATTTTGTTATtccataaatttcaaatttaaatggCAAAATTTTTCtaacattattataaaattagcaaaaataaaaatctaaaatccATTATGGGAAATAGCAAAGAAAAATGGACACATCCATCCACCAAACAAAATTGGCAAACAATaaataaacgaagaaaaaattaaaaacaatagcAAACAAGAGTCACAGAACACTTGTTAACTGAATTTACGAAGCCTAAAAGCAAATTGAAAAACAGTTGAGAGTTGGGTGGCCAAGCAGAGGCGGTTCTTTCAACACTCTTTTCCCTTGTTTCCTCCGCCCCCATTTTCTTTCTTATACCCCtcatttttctttcattttccttCTCGCCAAACAGACCAAACACAGCAATGGCCACGGCTTTCTCTGCTGCCAAGCTGATTCAGCCTCTGCCACTCAATTCCAGATCTTACACTAACACTACGCCTCAATCTTTGCCCCTCCTCGACCCTCTTAAACCCacatcttcttcttttcttggaTCTACTACCAAGCTCCGGTTCAATCATTCTCTCCCCAAATTTGCTCGTCATGCCCGTCGATCTGCTTCTGTTAATGCTGTTTCTGAAGCTGTCAAGGTCAAATCTTCCTCCAATTTGGTATCTTTTTCCTATTCTTTTTCCTCTTGCAGTTCTATTTTCATTAGAGaattattttgttttgcttcaaAGTTTGTAGCTTTATGTTTTTTACTCGCATTGGGTTGCTAAGAAATCGTGTAATTTAATCGAATTCATTCGCTGCATTTGttttaattggatttgtttttttgatgttttgtcTTGTTCAAATTTTTGTAAGGTAATTCtgtaataaaaatttgatttgtaGACCGCGCGGGTTTGGTCTAGGCCATCTGGGCGCCATAGTTGTGGGTTCAAACCGCGGCTACCCCCTTTCTAATAAATGGGACTGAGCtgctggccattatagcccGGAATTGCCTAGTATGTGGGCTTGCTGGCGGTTTAAATCCTGAGGTTTGACAGTGATCCTAAGCTTCGGCTTGGGGGAGTGAGTCCTCGTTactgtaaaaaaattgatttttatgtaTGTATATCTGTTGCTTTAAATCTAAATTATAGTCTTCAATTTTATGAACCCaacagagataaaaaaaaagctgttcttttttatttttatttgtttttgttatttattttgctGTAGTTGATTACAAGAGAAGAAGGGTTGGTGCTATATGAGGATATGATATTAGGCAGATCTTTTGAGGACATGTGTGCCCAGATGTACTATAGgggcaaaatgtttggttttgttcatcTTTATAATGGCCAAGAGGCTGTCTCAACTGGGTTCATTAAGCTTTTGAAAAAGGAGGATTGTGTCGTCAGTACTTATCGTGATCACGTCCATGCTTTGAGTAAGGGTGTTCCTGCTCGTGCTGTAATGAGCGAGCTTTTCGGAAAGACTACTGGCTGCTGCCGCGGCCAAGGTGGATCTATGCATATGTTCTCCAAAGAGCACAATGTGCTTGGTGGTTTTGCTTTTATTGGCGAGGGAATTCCTGTAGCGACGGGTGCTGCATTTACCTCTAAGTATAAGAGGGAGGTTTTGAAGGAGGATTGCGATGAAGTCACGTTGGCATTTTTTGGAGATGGAACTTGTAATAACGGCCAGTTCTTTGAGTGTTTGAACATGGCTGCATTGTGGAAATTGCCCATTGTGTTTGTCGTCGAGAATAACCTGTGGGCTATTGGGATGTCCCACTTGCGGTCAACTTCGGATCCAGAGATTTGGAAGAAGGGTCCTGCATTTGGAATGCCCGGTGTTCATGTTGATGGAATGGATGTTTTGAAGGTCAGAGAGGTCGCTACGGAGGCTGTTATGAGGGCTAGAAGGGGAGAAGGACCAACATTGGTGGAGTGTGAAACTTACAGGTTTAGAGGACACTCATTGGCTGATCCCGATGAGCTTCGTGACCCTGGTGAGAATCAGACTACCtttattgatttaaatagcTGTTTTGTTATGAATTTATCAAATCACATGATACAATTTTGTGATAATATTAGTTTAAACAAGTTGACATCTCATTATTTTTacagaaaaaaagaaaaacctgAAGACATCCTTCACAATATGATGCTTTGATAAAATCAGAGTTACCATGAAATTGGCAATTGTCAATTAGGATAAATTGTAGCACTTAACTGTATATTGTATAATCAATTAAGCAGTTCTCTCAGAAACATTATATGACTTGGCACATTAGCATTTTTTGCATCTGAAAATAGCTAGGTGTtccaaattgcaaaaaattaatagtcTGTGTCTGACGTTGCCAAGGTTTTAAGtccgtgttgtaattgcaaaattCACTAAAGTTCATTATTTAATTTGCATTGAACCCTCTGTAATATAACATATGTCGTTTGTTTTGGTTATGCAGCCGAGAAGGCTCACTATGCTGCAAGAGATCCCATTGCATCATTAAAGAAATACATTATTGAAAACAATCTAGCTTCTGAAGCAGAGTTGAAATCCATCGAGAAGAAGATAGATGAAGAGATTGAGGAAGCTGTTGAGTTTGCAGATGAAAGCCCTCTTCCACCTCGGAGCCAACTGCTCGAGAACGTCTTTGCAGATCCAAAAGGCTTTGGAATTGGACCCGATGGCCGCTACAGATGTGAGGATCCCAAATTCACTCAAGGCACTGCTCATGTCTAGCTTTCATTTCCTGTTGGGACATTCATTTAACACTCACCGGTGGCTATTATTGGTGGGTGTTATGAGTCTATAAAAGTTATTGCTAGCAGTCACTTGTTTTACTTATATAATGGATTGCTTCTCTTTTATGTAAGCAGGTTATGTTGTTTAGGTTTGGTCTTctatttaattttggttttgttctccTCTAATTTATCATCTTTGTCCACTGCACTAGCGTTTGAAATGAAAAACTCAAATTGCTTAGGTTTCTTGTTCTTccaaaattttggttttgttgcttAGGTTTCTTGTTCTTCAGCTGCATTATTTTTGGGTCCCTGCAGCTGTCTTGTTTCTTGGCATGGGCtcctatttttatttgtcaacGTTGGGactcaactttttaattttttaaacattggtttccTCCGTCATAAAAATGCTAAAACTATTAATTCAAACTGAAAAAGAAAACCCAATTTTAAGGTGTAAtgtcaataaaaataaaattacagggattcattaaattttaataaagctaatgtaaaaaataaataaatatataccaATCAAACTAACAAAGTGTGTGACACATGCACATTATTTAGATTAGAGGACATACTGTACAAATTGAAAGTGTAgggacattatgttgataaataaaaatacaaaaattcaaTGCTAACAAAGTGGACAAGTGCAGGGACCCAAAGGTAAATTTTGCCTTTCTATGATTTGTGGCCGCCACAGCAACATTGGTGAATTTGAAGAGCAAAAGAAAGTTGTTGGAAATAAGTCAGAAGTCCAACTTTAACTGTTTCATGAAAGTATTGCGTGAAAATACAATTACATGATAAATTTTTTTGACTCTGAGAAGTACAGTAACGAAATAACAGATGGTCCATCGTCCCAAGTACAACAATTTATGGTATTATACTGAAAAGTTCTGTAAAATTTGTACAAACAAAATTCCTAATGGTATACTTCTCAAGGTTCAACTACAAACAAGCTCAACAAGACATGACACGGGACATACCTGAGAATCTGATTGCAGTGTGTTTCAATTTTCGGGTAAAGATAATAATGCCAATAAGAAAGCAATGAAAGAATCTGATAACAATGTCATGGCAGGGGCTCTAAAGGACAAAATGATAGCTATATGCTTCGGCTTTGATACTCGACGCTGGTGGGTAAGCAGAGAAAATAAATACGATTTGGAAAATTACAACTTTAGAGCGGAAATTGCTTCAGGCTTAAATTCAATTCTGAGACCCAACACCCGCCTAACTTCGGCAGGGGTTAACCTCCACGTCATGGGTCCTGAGTTTTCACCCCAGAAATCTAGAATTTCGGACACCTTTTCCAAGTTGAGTATGGTTGCCATTTGGGTTAGTCGAGCAAACTTATCCCTAACAGTCCTCTGAGTCATGCCAGAGAAATGACT
This window contains:
- the LOC126687424 gene encoding pyruvate dehydrogenase E1 component subunit alpha-3, chloroplastic isoform X2, with translation MATAFSAAKLIQPLPLNSRSYTNTTPQSLPLLDPLKPTSSSFLGSTTKLRFNHSLPKFARHARRSASVNAVSEAVKLITREEGLVLYEDMILGRSFEDMCAQMYYRGKMFGFVHLYNGQEAVSTGFIKLLKKEDCVVSTYRDHVHALSKGVPARAVMSELFGKTTGCCRGQGGSMHMFSKEHNVLGGFAFIGEGIPVATGAAFTSKYKREVLKEDCDEVTLAFFGDGTCNNGQFFECLNMAALWKLPIVFVVENNLWAIGMSHLRSTSDPEIWKKGPAFGMPGVHVDGMDVLKVREVATEAVMRARRGEGPTLVECETYRFRGHSLADPDELRDPAEKAHYAARDPIASLKKYIIENNLASEAELKSIEKKIDEEIEEAVEFADESPLPPRSQLLENVFADPKGFGIGPDGRYRCEDPKFTQGTAHV
- the LOC126687424 gene encoding pyruvate dehydrogenase E1 component subunit alpha-3, chloroplastic isoform X1, yielding MATAFSAAKLIQPLPLNSRSYTNTTPQSLPLLDPLKPTSSSFLGSTTKLRFNHSLPKFARHARRSASVNAVSEAVKVKSSSNLLITREEGLVLYEDMILGRSFEDMCAQMYYRGKMFGFVHLYNGQEAVSTGFIKLLKKEDCVVSTYRDHVHALSKGVPARAVMSELFGKTTGCCRGQGGSMHMFSKEHNVLGGFAFIGEGIPVATGAAFTSKYKREVLKEDCDEVTLAFFGDGTCNNGQFFECLNMAALWKLPIVFVVENNLWAIGMSHLRSTSDPEIWKKGPAFGMPGVHVDGMDVLKVREVATEAVMRARRGEGPTLVECETYRFRGHSLADPDELRDPAEKAHYAARDPIASLKKYIIENNLASEAELKSIEKKIDEEIEEAVEFADESPLPPRSQLLENVFADPKGFGIGPDGRYRCEDPKFTQGTAHV